A region of the Mycteria americana isolate JAX WOST 10 ecotype Jacksonville Zoo and Gardens chromosome 24, USCA_MyAme_1.0, whole genome shotgun sequence genome:
CTGGAAGAGCAGCTCGGATCTTATCACCTTTGGGGCGCGGATGAGCCCAGACAAACTCGCTGTACCCAGGGGCCACCCCAGACAGGGGCCGCATCCAGCTCCCATGCCCTCAGCCAGCCTCCCAAGAGCAAACGCACGCAGAAGAGCCCACACGAACCTCCCGACCGAGGCACAGCACCACTGCTCCCGCCCCAGCCCAGCATCCTGGGTGCCCCAGTCAGCCCTTGATCCCTTCCAAACCCCGCTCCCTCCatttcagctgagctgctgcaccCTCAGGGTGATCCCAGAATTCACCCCATGCCTGACGTGGGGGAGAGCCTTTGGTTTCAAGATGTTTTGCAACACCAAACCCTacaagcagcaggagggaaaCAGGGGGATAAATGGGATTTATAAACAACCAGCACAACAGAGATGGGCAAAGGacgggctggcagcaggcaggctcGGAGCTAAACCCTAGCGCGGGCAGGAGATGTGGGAGCTGCCTGTATGCAGGGGGTCAGGGCAGGAGAGACCGTCCCCCCTCCCAGGGTaatccccagctctgctccctctctctcacttGGGGTCCTTGACAAGCAGGCGGCGGATGAAGTCCTTGGCCAGCTCGCTGGTGTTGCTGAAATACTCCTCGTCGAAGTCGTAGTTGACAGCGGATATGTTGGTCAGGGTCTCTTGCTTCGTTTCCCCCAGGAAGGGTGAGGCTCCGCTCAGCCTGTGGCGAGAGCGGGTTGTGACACCCCAACAAGGTGACAGCCCAAGGCGGGGGACTCGCCCTGCAGCGCCCGTCTCCCCCAGACTCCCCTTATACTCACAGGATGTAAGTGATGACCCCGATGCtcctggaagagagaggaagatgaGGCTGAAGCCCCGCTGAGCGCCGTCGGCCCCCTCTCCCTGCGCTTTCAGCAGGAAGGGAGATACACCAGCACGACCCCGGTCCCGGGAACCGGCCGCTGGTGCCATTGGAAGGGGACTGGGAGTGGAGGGGGGGACTCACTCACCACATGTCAGCCTCCAGCCCCAGGGGTTCATAGTTCACAATTTCTGGGGCTttagaaggaaagagggaagaaaacaggctAATTCTGGGGGAAAGACACacccagcagctgcccagcctgcCGCACCAGGGCTTTGGGCATCTCTCCGGGATTAAGCCAAAGCTTTCAGAGCCCAGAGGAGCCGCACAGGAACACCGCCAGCCGGGTCTCACCTACAAACTCCGGGGTCCCAAATATATTCTTGAATTCATTCCCAGCTTCAATCTTGTGGGCAATCCCGAAGTCGATGAGTTTGATGCGAGGGTTTGGCACATTCTTGTCCAGCAGCATGATGTTCTCTGGCTACGGGGGGAGAGGAGCCGGTGTTTACCCCCACACGCTCGCCCGTGGGAGCCTTGTGCCGccctgggctcctctccccagagGAGAGAACACATGCCTCAAGTAGGGAGAGGTCCCAGAGCCAGCCCCACTGCTCCGCAGGAGCCTGGATGCTCGTCCCCGCTCCCCAGCTGCCGAGCACGGGGCGTTTGCACCTCCCAGACCTCACCTTCAAGTCAAAGTGGGCGATGCGCTTGGAGTGCAGGTAGTGCACCCCATCCAAGATCTGCTTGAGGAACTGGGTGGCCTCCTCCTCCGTCAGGGACTCCTTCTCAGCCAGGAAATCAAAGAGCTCGCCACCCGAGACCAGCTCCAGGATCAGCACCACGTCCGTCTTGTTCTCGAAGATGTCATGCAGCGTGATGATGTTGGGGTGCTGGATCTCCCGCAGGATGTCCACCTCCCTCTCAATCTCCTCCCGGCTCACGCCCCGACGGCTGGACGACAGCCGACGCTTCTTGATGAATTTGGCCGCGTATTCCAGACCTGTTTTCCTCTCTCGGCATTTTCGTACAATGGCAAACTGACCACTGCAGGATATGGAGAGGAGGTGAGGAGAGGACCTCCTGCATCGCACATGCTGGCGTGTGCTTGGCAGCGGGGTCAGCAGCAGCACGAGTATGGGAGACGCTGCGTGCAGGGACTCTGTGCTGTGCCGGAGGACGCACGGTTTCCCTGGGGTCTGTCGGGGATCAGGGTCCTCCCGGCACACAGCCAATGGTGGGGTTTACACACCCTGGCACCACTGGAGCAGGCGTGTAAACCCCAGTGCTGCCTGGCACGGAGGAAGGGAATTCCTCCGAGGGACACGGCAGCTGCTGACCCTCCCCGGGCTGTTCACGTGCTGCTGTGACCAGCCGGGGTGGGAGATGCTCAACGCCCACATTTCCAGCCAGGAGCCCTTGGGCTGCTCCCAGGAGCAAACCCTGGAGCCCGGCAAGGGACCATAATGCTCCAATGAAGAAGGTGGGCAGGGCCTGAAATAAAAGTAACCGCAGTTGACAGCTTAGTTCAAAGCGCGCTGTGgtcgggggccggggggaggcagggctctGGGCATCGACAGGTGCTTCAAGGAGCCGGGTCCTGCCAACACCGGCATCGCTGCTACAGCAGGATCCTGACCCTtgtccctccccaccccggccgagccccccgcggcccctcTGCCAGGATGCACAAGAGCCCCTCAACACCTTCCCCTGAGGACGGGATCTGGCCCACATCCCCATGCTGCTCCCTCCCGGTGACGTGCGGTCCCCGTCACCAGCCTCCACGCACGCCTGGACCCAACACTCCTTTATACATCCTTGGATCATGGCCAGggccacccacagcccccccccggggcagggaccAGCCTTGCCCAGGTGGGATCCGGCCCCCAGGCACCATCTCTGTCCCCAGGGTTCACACCGGACCGCAGctacagcacagccctgaaggGACCCAGAGCAAACCGCTGGAAGCTCCCCCCCTTCTAAAAAAAACACTAAAGCCACCCAAAATGTTCCCACTGCACAATTATTTCCCAGTGCCCGAAAAGCCCCGTGCCCAGGCAGCCATGGTTGCGGCAGACCCCGAGTCCCGGCAGTGCCGGCAGGGGCTGGCGTGGCCAAGGAAGCGCTGGAGGATCCAAACCCAGCCCACACCCCTCCCACCGCCGCAGCCTTTGCATCCTGGATGATTAAATCCCATTTGCATGCAGTGATTCACCCCCAGATCTGTCCCGCAGGCGCAGAGCCAGGCGGCAGCGATGGAGAAGGGCCGGAAGCCGccagcaccagcccagcagccctggcCAAACCCGGACAGGACAggagctctgcagggagctgctagGCCTGCCTAGATATAAGAGCGAGTTTAACATTAATTaatgcccttttttttaatatagagctGCTAGAGGTGCCTGGCTCTcagcacagccccctgccccctgcccaccaCCTGCAGGTAGCACAGAGGTGGCACAGGGGATGCCACCGGCACAGGGACACCACGAGGGCTTCAGCAGCCAGGTGAAGCTCGGGCAGGGGGTGCAGCCACGGAACCCCCCCAGAGCGCGGTGGGATGTCACTCACCTGCCCAGCTCTTCCCCCATCTCATAGAAGTCCTCCACGCTCTCCTGCCGGAAGGTGGACATGGCTGCGGGGCCCTGGCAGAGCTGAAGCCGCCCTGACCCTGCGAGCCGAGGAGGACGCCGGGGAGCAGCTGGGGATCAGCACCTGTGGCACCAGAAAAGGGGGTTTACGTTCTGGGAGCCGCACACTGACACCAGCGATGGACGGGCCCCACTCAAGGACCCCGTTCCCCCAGGGGGACAGAAGACAGGAAGGCAGGGAGCCCCAAAGCAGCGCAgccccatgctgtgctgtgccatggggtgGCTGGGGCCGAGCCACAGATTATTCCTGGCCCCCCCCCAGGTCTCATCACACCCCAAGGCCCCTGGGAACCCCCTGCCCGCAACGGCCCcagtggggagagaggagggaataGGGGTGGTGGCTGTGTAGGCCCCATGGGCGCCCTGGCCCCCATCCTCAACCCCAAACCCCTTGTCACCACAGCCAGCGACACCCAGCTGTGGTGaagggacccccccaccctggccagcagcaccccgccctgcccacagcccccctcATAGCACCTCCCTGCCTCacaggccccacagcccccaaaatCCCTCACAGCCTCtcaggccccacagcccccaaaatCTCTCACAGCCTCTCCCCGCCTCacaggccccacagcccccctcaAAATCCCTCACAGCCCCTCCCTGCCTCACAGGCCCCACAACTCCCCCCATCCCTCACAGCTTCtcaggccccacagcccccaaaatCCCTCACAGCCCCTCCCTGCCTCacaggccccacagccccccccaaaatcccccacagccccccaaatccctcacagcccctccctgcctcacaggccccacagcccccaaaagcccccacaaccccccccaaaatccctcacagcctctccctgcctcacagcccccaaaatcccccacagccccccaaatcccaca
Encoded here:
- the DAPK3 gene encoding death-associated protein kinase 3, which gives rise to MSTFRQESVEDFYEMGEELGSGQFAIVRKCRERKTGLEYAAKFIKKRRLSSSRRGVSREEIEREVDILREIQHPNIITLHDIFENKTDVVLILELVSGGELFDFLAEKESLTEEEATQFLKQILDGVHYLHSKRIAHFDLKPENIMLLDKNVPNPRIKLIDFGIAHKIEAGNEFKNIFGTPEFVAPEIVNYEPLGLEADMWSIGVITYILLSGASPFLGETKQETLTNISAVNYDFDEEYFSNTSELAKDFIRRLLVKDPKKRMTIAQSLEHPWIKVIKRRNVRNEDNCKKPERRRLKTTRLKEYTIKSHSSMPPNNTYINFERFSKVMEEVAAAEESLRELERNKKSFQEDIEALLSIYEEKESWYKEENESISQDLRQIRQELQKTEALKKQAQEETKSVVQVANGLKRRYRKLENHYEALAKQVASEMKFVQELVWSIEREKLQSGEGDGSIR